The Halobellus sp. MBLA0158 genome has a window encoding:
- a CDS encoding DUF7504 family protein — MSSLEQAVERIGDANAVLVLRPRTAAAADGRCKRLLLNGRDEVDVLGVDFSTPPSGWYDEWAEVVDGGPANAALITTPDLADADDPAEALSVETVASPSNLTGVGVKFTPYLNEWNDPVVTVESLTVLLQYADPQIVYRFLHVLTSRLRAADACGQFFFDSTAQDDQTVELLKTLFDAVLEYEGDDEWTVSCRAG, encoded by the coding sequence GTGTCCTCCTTAGAACAGGCCGTCGAACGGATCGGTGACGCTAACGCCGTTCTCGTCCTCCGTCCGCGGACCGCCGCCGCCGCGGACGGCCGGTGCAAGCGCCTACTTCTCAACGGCCGCGACGAGGTCGACGTCCTCGGCGTCGACTTCTCGACGCCGCCGTCGGGATGGTACGACGAGTGGGCCGAGGTGGTCGACGGCGGGCCCGCGAACGCCGCCCTGATCACGACCCCGGACCTCGCTGACGCCGACGACCCCGCCGAGGCGCTCTCGGTCGAGACCGTCGCGAGCCCCTCGAACCTCACCGGCGTCGGCGTGAAGTTCACACCGTACCTGAACGAGTGGAACGACCCGGTCGTGACCGTGGAGTCGCTGACGGTGTTGCTCCAGTACGCGGACCCGCAGATCGTCTACCGGTTCCTCCACGTGCTCACGAGCCGGCTCCGCGCGGCCGACGCGTGCGGGCAGTTCTTCTTCGATTCGACTGCTCAGGACGACCAGACCGTCGAACTCCTCAAGACGCTCTTCGATGCGGTCCTCGAATACGAGGGCGACGACGAGTGGACGGTCAGCTGTCGGGCCGGATAG
- a CDS encoding energy-coupling factor transporter transmembrane component T family protein, with product MLSYRPGDSLAHRLDPRTKLLCQAAFALAAFAHTTPRGLAALTGVAGLFLASGRVSPIRAVRGYLPALPFLVAGPLVATVGVDLRGWTVGLDSGAAAGPLLASYRVLLILLVSATYLETTPVRDSRAAIQRLVPGKPGRLLGVGVALVFRFVPLLRADLGRVRDASRARLGTERPLRDRMQVVAAAGLRRAFGRADRLALALRARCFAWNPTLPALRFGRSDALGLGVAGALAASALL from the coding sequence ATGCTGAGCTACCGCCCCGGCGACTCCCTCGCTCACCGGCTCGACCCGCGGACCAAGCTCCTCTGCCAGGCGGCGTTCGCGCTCGCGGCGTTCGCCCACACGACGCCCCGCGGGCTCGCCGCGCTGACGGGCGTCGCCGGGCTCTTTCTGGCCAGCGGCCGCGTCTCGCCGATCCGCGCGGTCCGCGGCTACCTGCCCGCGCTTCCCTTCCTGGTCGCCGGGCCGCTCGTGGCGACCGTCGGCGTCGACCTCCGCGGGTGGACGGTCGGCCTCGATTCCGGCGCGGCCGCCGGCCCGCTGCTCGCGAGCTACCGCGTCCTCCTGATCCTCCTCGTGTCGGCGACGTACCTGGAGACGACGCCCGTCCGCGACTCCCGCGCGGCGATCCAGCGGCTCGTGCCCGGGAAGCCCGGGCGACTGCTGGGCGTCGGCGTCGCGCTCGTGTTCCGGTTCGTGCCGCTCCTGCGGGCGGATCTCGGTCGCGTCCGGGACGCCTCGCGGGCGAGGCTCGGCACGGAGCGGCCGCTTCGGGACCGGATGCAGGTCGTCGCGGCCGCCGGACTCCGACGGGCGTTCGGCCGGGCCGACCGGCTCGCGCTCGCGCTCCGGGCCCGGTGTTTCGCGTGGAATCCCACGCTCCCGGCGCTCCGGTTCGGTCGGTCCGACGCCCTCGGGCTGGGCGTCGCGGGCGCGCTGGCGGCGTCGGCGCTGCTCTGA
- a CDS encoding alpha/beta fold hydrolase produces the protein MPTVSNDGVDLYYETAGAGETVAFVGDVGYGAWQWGWQHAAVAGPYRSLVADLRGCGRSDAPAGPYSVSTLADDLTTVLSDAGARSAHVVGAGLGGMVALSAARETARVDSLTLVGTAARGDGLDLDPLWGAPDDPDALERSLAAALSPSFVDDRPGEVERMVEWRASEDADRAAWAAQAAAVSDFDVSDALYEITEPALVLHGADDAIWPVERGRTLAEGLPRGAFRAVEDAGHLVHVEASKRVNDELLGFLADG, from the coding sequence ATGCCCACGGTCTCGAACGACGGCGTCGACCTCTACTACGAGACGGCCGGCGCCGGCGAGACGGTCGCCTTCGTCGGCGACGTCGGCTACGGCGCCTGGCAGTGGGGCTGGCAACACGCCGCGGTCGCCGGGCCCTACCGGAGCCTCGTGGCCGACCTCCGCGGGTGCGGGCGATCGGACGCGCCCGCGGGCCCGTACTCGGTTTCGACGCTCGCCGACGACCTCACGACGGTCCTCTCGGACGCCGGCGCCCGCTCGGCGCACGTCGTCGGCGCGGGCCTCGGCGGGATGGTCGCGCTCTCCGCCGCCCGCGAGACGGCCCGCGTGGACAGCCTCACGCTCGTCGGCACCGCCGCCCGCGGCGACGGCCTCGACCTCGATCCGCTGTGGGGCGCACCCGACGACCCCGACGCGCTCGAACGGTCGCTCGCGGCGGCGCTCTCTCCGTCCTTCGTCGACGACCGCCCCGGCGAGGTCGAGCGGATGGTCGAGTGGCGCGCGAGCGAGGACGCCGACCGGGCGGCGTGGGCGGCCCAAGCGGCCGCCGTCTCGGACTTCGACGTCTCCGACGCGCTCTACGAGATCACAGAGCCGGCGCTCGTGCTCCACGGCGCCGACGACGCAATTTGGCCGGTCGAGCGGGGTCGGACGCTGGCCGAGGGCCTCCCGCGCGGGGCGTTCCGTGCCGTCGAGGACGCCGGCCACCTCGTCCACGTCGAGGCCTCAAAGCGGGTCAACGACGAACTGCTCGGGTTCCTGGCCGACGGGTAG
- a CDS encoding conditioned medium-induced protein 4, translated as MDDKTAELRDLFVSTTGEETVTESQSDPRGSLSSADDATVDERLTELVEEMRERYDFASSLSTADLREVVRGFFEPEIDGAGPESWSRDADAALAASLDTDADADDIFRARMDLHLVAATDRDAPFPYERLRALVSRASDEGGVGTGADVDDVDLAESLAASEGVDSAPDAETVRRYRRVAAADLASRRASHRFRDAFAELLTDADLSTRLAEDAREDGLREATEDIETDVSL; from the coding sequence ATGGACGACAAGACGGCCGAACTCCGCGACCTGTTCGTGTCGACCACGGGCGAGGAGACCGTGACGGAGTCCCAGTCCGACCCGCGCGGGTCGCTGTCGAGCGCCGACGACGCGACCGTCGACGAGCGCCTGACCGAACTCGTCGAGGAGATGCGCGAGCGCTACGACTTCGCGTCGTCGCTGTCGACGGCCGACCTCCGGGAGGTCGTCCGCGGCTTCTTCGAACCCGAGATCGACGGCGCCGGGCCGGAGTCGTGGTCGCGGGACGCCGACGCCGCACTCGCGGCGTCGCTCGACACCGACGCAGACGCGGACGATATCTTCCGCGCGCGGATGGACCTCCACCTCGTCGCGGCGACCGACCGCGACGCCCCGTTCCCCTACGAGCGACTCCGCGCGCTCGTGTCGCGGGCGAGCGACGAGGGCGGCGTCGGGACCGGCGCGGATGTCGACGATGTCGATCTGGCCGAATCGCTCGCGGCGTCGGAGGGCGTCGACTCCGCGCCCGACGCCGAGACGGTCCGCCGCTATCGCCGCGTCGCGGCGGCCGACCTCGCCTCCCGGCGCGCGAGCCACCGCTTCCGCGACGCCTTCGCGGAACTGCTCACAGACGCGGACCTCTCGACGCGGCTCGCGGAGGACGCCCGCGAGGACGGCCTGCGCGAGGCCACAGAAGACATCGAGACCGACGTGTCGCTGTGA
- a CDS encoding ferritin-like domain-containing protein, with product MSDEVVRLLQKAYQDEIETVMNYLSNSIVLDGVRAEEIKESLQQDIQEELTHAEQLGNRLKQLDEHPPGSAAFEATQTTLQPPEDTTDVLAVIRGVLDAEEDAIATYRDLIDAAEEADDPVTEDLAVTILADEEAHRTEFRGFEKEYEGS from the coding sequence ATGTCTGACGAAGTCGTCCGGCTGCTGCAGAAGGCGTATCAGGACGAGATCGAGACCGTGATGAACTACCTCTCGAACTCGATCGTCCTCGACGGCGTCCGCGCCGAGGAGATCAAAGAGTCCCTCCAGCAGGACATCCAGGAGGAACTCACCCACGCCGAGCAGCTCGGCAATCGGCTCAAACAGCTCGACGAGCACCCGCCCGGGTCGGCCGCGTTCGAGGCGACCCAGACGACCCTCCAGCCGCCCGAGGACACCACGGACGTCCTCGCTGTCATCCGCGGCGTCCTCGACGCCGAGGAGGACGCGATCGCGACCTACCGGGATCTCATCGACGCCGCCGAGGAGGCCGACGACCCCGTGACGGAGGACCTCGCGGTGACGATCCTGGCCGACGAGGAGGCCCACCGCACGGAGTTCCGCGGCTTCGAGAAGGAGTACGAAGGGTCGTAA
- a CDS encoding energy-coupling factor ABC transporter ATP-binding protein, translated as MIRTENLVHRYGDAVAVDGVSIEIGDGECVVLAGANGSGKTTLVRHFNGLLEPDSGSVAVNGRAVGADLVAARTAVGMVFQDPRDQFVAATVGADVAFGPENLGLERGEIDRRVADALAAVNLAGREDDRVTDLSGGERERVAIAGAVAMEPDHLVLDEPFTGLDAPARESVLDRLRALAADGTSVVVVTHDLRDVLDLADRVVAMSAGRVVVDDDPETARAALPDYDVRVPEAERGSTDARSDGC; from the coding sequence GTGATCCGCACCGAGAACCTAGTCCACCGCTACGGCGACGCCGTCGCGGTCGACGGCGTCTCGATCGAGATCGGGGACGGCGAGTGCGTCGTCCTCGCGGGCGCGAACGGCTCCGGCAAGACAACCCTCGTGCGGCACTTCAACGGCCTCTTAGAGCCCGATTCGGGATCGGTCGCGGTGAACGGCCGCGCGGTCGGCGCGGACCTCGTGGCCGCTCGGACCGCCGTGGGGATGGTGTTTCAGGATCCGAGAGACCAGTTCGTCGCGGCCACCGTCGGCGCCGACGTCGCCTTCGGGCCCGAGAACCTCGGGCTCGAACGGGGAGAAATCGACCGGCGCGTCGCGGACGCGCTGGCAGCGGTGAACCTCGCCGGCCGCGAAGACGACCGCGTGACAGACCTCTCGGGCGGCGAGCGCGAGCGCGTCGCGATCGCGGGCGCCGTGGCGATGGAGCCCGACCACCTCGTCCTCGACGAGCCGTTCACCGGGCTCGACGCGCCCGCCCGCGAGTCGGTCCTCGATCGCCTCCGCGCGCTCGCCGCCGACGGAACGAGCGTCGTGGTCGTGACCCACGACCTGCGCGACGTCCTCGACCTCGCCGATCGGGTGGTCGCGATGTCGGCGGGGCGCGTCGTCGTCGACGATGACCCCGAAACCGCGCGGGCGGCTCTTCCCGACTACGACGTGCGGGTGCCCGAAGCAGAGCGCGGGAGCACTGACGCGCGGAGCGACGGATGCTGA
- a CDS encoding cupin domain-containing protein has protein sequence MGRVNEADLDWSETERETTHFRRKELGAETDVSDLGASLYELPPGGSSWPYHFHTGNAEAIYVLSGRGTLRTPDGEEPIAAGDYCDFPASEDGAHRLRNDGDEPLRFLAVSTMRDPDVTVYPDSGKIGVYAGSPPGGDEDERVVAGYYREDDDVDYWEDES, from the coding sequence ATGGGACGGGTCAACGAAGCCGACCTCGACTGGAGCGAGACCGAACGCGAGACGACGCACTTCCGGCGCAAGGAACTGGGCGCCGAGACCGACGTCTCCGACCTCGGCGCGAGCCTCTATGAGCTCCCGCCGGGCGGGTCGTCGTGGCCGTACCACTTCCACACCGGAAATGCAGAGGCGATCTACGTGCTCTCGGGCCGCGGGACCCTCCGGACGCCCGACGGCGAGGAACCCATCGCGGCGGGCGACTACTGCGACTTCCCCGCCAGCGAGGACGGCGCCCACCGGCTCCGCAACGACGGCGACGAGCCGCTGCGCTTCCTCGCGGTGTCGACGATGCGGGACCCGGACGTGACGGTCTATCCCGACTCGGGGAAGATCGGCGTCTACGCGGGCTCGCCGCCCGGCGGCGACGAGGACGAGCGCGTCGTCGCGGGCTACTACCGCGAGGACGACGACGTGGATTACTGGGAGGACGAATCTTAG
- a CDS encoding biotin transporter BioY produces MSTETESVELVGDDVVGNVARAALFAALTGAFAYVSFPNPISPVPVSLQVLGVFLAGIFLGPVWGGVSLAFYLAAGAAGAPIFAGGSAGIGPLVGYTAGYLWSYPIAAALIGAVVHGTDDLADPKNVGTARLVAGMVAGTVVIYALGTVGFSLVQNVGLVEAFTVSALAFVPFEAVKIAAAVGVVRSDAAAAA; encoded by the coding sequence ATGTCGACAGAGACGGAGTCGGTCGAACTCGTCGGCGACGACGTCGTCGGCAACGTCGCGCGGGCGGCGTTGTTTGCGGCGCTCACCGGCGCGTTCGCGTACGTGTCGTTTCCAAATCCGATCTCGCCCGTCCCGGTGAGCCTCCAGGTGCTCGGGGTCTTCCTCGCGGGGATCTTCCTCGGGCCGGTCTGGGGCGGCGTCTCGCTCGCGTTCTACCTCGCCGCGGGGGCCGCCGGCGCGCCGATCTTCGCGGGCGGCTCCGCCGGCATCGGCCCGCTCGTCGGCTACACCGCGGGCTACCTCTGGTCGTACCCGATCGCCGCCGCGCTGATCGGCGCCGTCGTCCACGGCACCGACGACCTCGCGGACCCGAAGAACGTCGGGACGGCCCGGCTCGTCGCCGGGATGGTCGCCGGGACGGTCGTGATCTACGCGCTCGGGACGGTCGGTTTCTCCCTGGTCCAGAACGTCGGGCTCGTGGAGGCCTTCACCGTGAGCGCGCTGGCGTTCGTGCCGTTCGAGGCCGTGAAGATCGCCGCCGCCGTCGGCGTCGTCCGGAGCGACGCGGCCGCGGCCGCGTGA
- the alaS gene encoding alanine--tRNA ligase → MSELEAEYRLDYFEEEGFHRKQCPVTGVHFWTRDPDRETCGEPPADDYSFIDNPGFDEEYTLEEMREEFLSFFEEHGHERIEPYPVAANRWRDDVLLTQASIYDFQPLVTSGQTPPPANPLCISQPCIRMQDIDNVGKTGRHTMAFEMMAHHAFNAREEVEDAYAYEGEVYWKDKTVELCDEFFEHMGANLEEITYIEDPWVGGGNAGPAFEVLYRGAELATLVFMSMEQDEEGDYEMKDGNRYSPMDTYIVDTGYGLERWTWVSQGTPTVYEAVYPEMIEFLKDNAGIELTDEDEELVHRAAKLSGYLDIDEVDDLTAARADVADELGVDREELTELLEPLETIYAIADHCRTLAYMFGDEIVPSNVGTGYLARMVLRRTKRLVDDVGVDAPLDELVDMQAERLGYENRDTIRDIVRTEERKYRETLERGRRKVETLAADYADKDEPIPVEELIELYDSHGIQPEMVAEIADERGADVDVPDDFYSLVADRHGGEGASREAVEREERLADLPETEKLYYDDQERTEFEAVVLDVIEREEGYDVVLDQTMFYPEGGGQPADHGTLATDDATVQVTDVQARSGVVLHRADANPGKGEFVRGQLDVERRRRLMRHHTATHVIGYAARQVLGEHVRQAGAQKGTDRARLDVAHYERITREEVKEIEAVANDVVRQNLTVKQRWPDRHEAEKEHGFDLYQGGIPPGETIRTITVGDDVQACGGTHVSRTGDIGAIKILSTEPVQDGVERIAFAAGDAAIEATQRTEDALYEAADVLDVTPEDVPETAERFFTEWKERGKTIDRLKTELAEARAAAGEDAIDVDGTPAVVRRLDGDADELRATANALVEEGTIAVLGSGAGDSAQFVVGVPDDVGINAGEVVGRLAAKVGGGGGGPPDFAQGGGPDVDALDETLEEAPEVLRAVQSA, encoded by the coding sequence ATGAGTGAACTCGAAGCGGAGTACCGTCTCGACTACTTCGAGGAGGAGGGGTTCCACCGGAAGCAGTGTCCGGTGACCGGCGTCCACTTCTGGACGCGGGACCCCGACCGCGAGACCTGCGGCGAACCGCCCGCGGACGACTACTCCTTCATCGACAACCCCGGCTTCGACGAGGAGTACACCCTCGAAGAGATGCGCGAGGAGTTCCTCTCGTTCTTCGAGGAGCACGGCCACGAGCGCATCGAGCCGTACCCCGTCGCCGCCAACCGCTGGCGCGACGACGTCCTCCTGACCCAGGCGTCGATCTACGACTTCCAGCCGCTCGTCACCTCGGGCCAGACCCCGCCGCCGGCGAACCCGCTCTGTATCTCCCAGCCCTGCATCCGGATGCAGGACATCGACAACGTGGGCAAGACCGGCCGCCACACGATGGCCTTCGAGATGATGGCCCACCACGCCTTCAACGCCCGCGAGGAGGTCGAAGACGCCTACGCCTACGAGGGCGAGGTCTACTGGAAAGACAAGACCGTCGAGCTCTGCGACGAGTTCTTCGAGCACATGGGCGCGAACCTGGAGGAGATCACCTACATCGAGGACCCGTGGGTCGGCGGCGGCAACGCCGGGCCCGCCTTCGAGGTCTTATACCGGGGCGCCGAGCTCGCCACGCTCGTCTTCATGTCGATGGAACAGGACGAGGAGGGTGACTACGAGATGAAAGACGGGAACCGGTACTCGCCGATGGACACCTACATCGTCGACACCGGCTACGGCCTCGAACGCTGGACGTGGGTGTCCCAGGGGACCCCCACCGTCTATGAGGCGGTCTACCCCGAGATGATCGAATTCCTGAAGGACAACGCCGGGATCGAGCTCACCGACGAGGACGAGGAGCTCGTCCACCGCGCGGCGAAGCTCTCGGGCTACCTCGACATCGACGAGGTCGACGACCTGACGGCCGCCCGCGCCGACGTCGCCGACGAGCTCGGCGTCGACCGCGAGGAACTCACCGAACTCCTCGAACCCCTGGAGACGATCTACGCCATCGCCGACCACTGCCGGACGCTGGCGTACATGTTCGGCGACGAGATCGTCCCCTCGAACGTCGGCACGGGCTACCTCGCGCGGATGGTCCTCCGCCGCACGAAGCGCCTCGTCGACGACGTCGGCGTCGACGCGCCGCTCGACGAGCTCGTCGATATGCAGGCCGAGCGCCTGGGCTACGAGAACCGCGACACGATCCGCGACATCGTCCGAACGGAAGAGCGCAAGTACCGCGAGACGCTCGAACGCGGCCGCCGGAAGGTCGAGACGCTCGCGGCCGACTACGCCGACAAGGACGAACCCATCCCGGTCGAAGAGCTCATCGAGCTGTACGACTCCCACGGCATCCAGCCCGAGATGGTCGCGGAGATCGCCGACGAGCGCGGCGCCGACGTCGACGTCCCCGACGACTTCTACTCGCTCGTGGCCGACCGCCACGGCGGCGAGGGCGCCTCCCGCGAGGCCGTAGAGCGCGAGGAGCGCCTCGCTGACCTTCCGGAGACCGAGAAGCTCTACTACGACGACCAGGAGCGCACGGAGTTCGAGGCCGTCGTGCTGGACGTCATCGAGCGCGAGGAGGGCTACGACGTCGTCCTCGACCAGACGATGTTCTACCCCGAGGGCGGGGGCCAGCCCGCCGACCACGGGACGCTCGCGACAGACGACGCGACCGTCCAGGTCACGGACGTCCAGGCCCGAAGCGGCGTGGTCCTCCACCGCGCCGACGCCAACCCCGGCAAGGGCGAGTTCGTCCGCGGGCAGCTCGACGTCGAGCGCCGCCGCCGCCTGATGCGCCACCACACCGCGACCCACGTGATCGGCTACGCGGCGCGGCAGGTCCTCGGCGAGCACGTCCGCCAGGCCGGCGCGCAGAAGGGCACCGACCGCGCCCGCCTGGACGTCGCCCACTACGAGCGCATCACCCGCGAGGAGGTGAAGGAGATCGAGGCGGTCGCCAACGACGTCGTCCGGCAGAACCTCACGGTCAAGCAGCGCTGGCCCGACCGCCACGAGGCCGAGAAGGAACACGGCTTCGACCTCTACCAGGGCGGCATCCCGCCGGGCGAGACGATCCGCACCATCACCGTCGGCGACGACGTCCAGGCCTGCGGCGGCACCCACGTGAGCCGGACGGGCGACATCGGCGCGATCAAGATCCTCTCGACGGAGCCGGTCCAAGACGGCGTCGAGCGGATCGCCTTCGCCGCCGGCGACGCCGCGATCGAGGCCACCCAGCGCACCGAGGACGCGCTCTACGAGGCGGCCGACGTGCTCGACGTGACGCCCGAGGACGTCCCCGAGACCGCCGAGCGGTTCTTCACCGAGTGGAAGGAGCGCGGCAAGACGATCGACCGGCTGAAGACCGAGCTCGCGGAGGCGCGCGCCGCGGCCGGCGAGGACGCCATCGACGTCGACGGGACGCCCGCGGTCGTCCGGCGGCTCGACGGCGACGCCGACGAGCTGCGCGCGACCGCCAACGCGCTCGTCGAGGAGGGCACGATCGCCGTCCTCGGCTCGGGCGCGGGCGACAGCGCCCAGTTCGTCGTCGGCGTCCCCGACGACGTCGGGATCAACGCGGGCGAGGTCGTCGGCCGACTCGCCGCGAAGGTCGGCGGCGGCGGGGGCGGCCCGCCGGACTTCGCCCAGGGCGGCGGTCCCGACGTCGACGCCCTCGACGAGACGCTCGAAGAAGCGCCCGAGGTCCTCCGCGCGGTCCAGAGCGCCTGA
- a CDS encoding type 1 glutamine amidotransferase has product MTAARDRPRLALLDASKSDHTRRNFRRELDADLVEFDVTDNDRPAGFDFDGVVITGSRTSVYWDRDWIRPLVDYVAAAHERGLPILGVCYGHQVLASALGGRVEDMGEYEIGYREIRKLEDDDLFEGIPESFTAFTTHSDVVTELPPDAELLAENDYGVHAFRCGDAWGVQFHPEYDRDTAATVTKGKDLPDERIQSVLDGIDRDNYEAACRTKRLFENFTSHVRRVREAPAQ; this is encoded by the coding sequence ATGACTGCGGCACGCGACCGACCACGCCTCGCCCTCCTCGACGCCTCGAAGAGCGATCACACCCGGCGGAACTTCCGGCGCGAACTCGACGCGGACCTCGTCGAGTTCGACGTCACGGACAACGACCGCCCGGCGGGCTTCGACTTCGACGGCGTCGTGATCACGGGCTCGCGGACCTCCGTCTACTGGGACCGCGACTGGATCCGGCCGCTCGTCGACTACGTCGCCGCGGCCCACGAGCGCGGCCTCCCGATCCTGGGCGTCTGTTACGGCCACCAGGTCCTCGCGTCGGCGCTCGGCGGCCGCGTCGAGGACATGGGCGAGTACGAGATCGGCTACCGGGAGATCCGCAAACTCGAAGACGACGACCTCTTCGAGGGCATCCCCGAGTCGTTCACGGCCTTCACGACCCACTCGGACGTCGTCACCGAACTCCCGCCCGACGCCGAACTGCTCGCCGAGAACGACTACGGAGTCCACGCCTTCCGGTGCGGCGACGCCTGGGGCGTCCAGTTCCACCCCGAGTACGACCGCGACACCGCCGCGACGGTGACGAAGGGCAAGGACCTGCCCGACGAGCGGATCCAGTCCGTGCTGGACGGCATCGACCGGGACAACTACGAGGCCGCCTGCCGGACGAAGCGGCTCTTCGAGAACTTCACCTCGCACGTCCGTCGCGTGCGAGAGGCGCCCGCGCAGTAG
- a CDS encoding 4Fe-4S dicluster domain-containing protein: MGIDPNFDSNREQVGTENGVDVWGPVDPPEKLGIHGTHVAVDYDICIADGACLENCPVDVFTWVDTPDHPESERKVEPTYEDQCIDCMLCVDICPVDAIDVDASRS; encoded by the coding sequence ATGGGAATCGATCCGAACTTCGACAGCAACCGCGAGCAGGTCGGCACCGAAAACGGGGTCGACGTCTGGGGTCCCGTCGACCCGCCGGAGAAACTGGGCATCCACGGCACCCACGTCGCCGTCGACTACGACATCTGCATCGCCGACGGCGCGTGTCTGGAGAACTGTCCGGTCGACGTGTTCACGTGGGTCGACACGCCCGACCACCCCGAATCGGAGCGGAAGGTCGAGCCGACCTACGAGGACCAGTGCATCGACTGTATGCTGTGTGTCGACATCTGTCCGGTCGATGCCATCGACGTCGATGCCTCGCGCTCCTGA